A genomic window from Lutra lutra chromosome 17, mLutLut1.2, whole genome shotgun sequence includes:
- the LOC125089772 gene encoding V-set and transmembrane domain-containing protein 1-like isoform X1 gives MLTEFLSLLCLGLSLGFEDEKKNETLPKPSLSALSSLVVGYRGNVTLRCQSHFQNVTFVLGKLQDSRYRQEQRSKGHKAEFLLTHLEPKDAGMYFCTYKTMVSQEWSGESEYLQLKVRDVHDGHGATGVKNANRLIFAATFSCLSISILFLAVFFINRCTQHGSSHGDPTKRTSHSEFPKQEATDLSNLERISVLTERPPQGGSHADLYLRQSLSSAEEPQDLVNVQCDK, from the exons ATGCTCACAGAATTCCTGTCCCTGCTTTGCCTTG GGCTCAGCCTGGGctttgaagatgagaaaaagaatg AGACACTTCCCAAGCCCTCCCTCAGTGCCTTGTCCAGCTTAGTGGTGGGATACAGAGGCAACGTGACCCTGAGGTGCCAGTCTCACTTCCAGAATGTGACATTCGTGCTGGGGAAGCTGCAGGACTCCAGGTACAGGCAGGAGCAGAGGTCCAAAGGACACAAGGCTGAGTTCCTCCTTACTCACCTGGAGCCGAAGGATGCTGGGATGTACTTTTGCACCTACAAGACAATGGTCTCCCAGGAGTGGTCAGGGGAGAGCGAATACCTACAGCTCAAGGTCAGAG ATGTCCACGATGGACATGGAGCTACGGGAGTAAAAAATG CCAACAGATTGATCTTCGCTGCCACCTTCAGCTGCCTTTCCATTTCCATCCTCTTCCTCGCCGTCTTCTTCATCAACAGATGCACCCAGCATG gTTCGTCGCATGGAGACCCCACCAAGAG AACCAGCCATTCCGAATTTCCCAAGCAGGAGGCTACAG attTATCCAACCTGGAGAGGATATCTGTCTTG ACTGAAAGACCCCCCCAGGGAGGGAGCCATGCTGATCTCTACCTGAGGCAGTCTCTGTCCTCCGCTGAGGAGCCCCAAGATCTTGTGAATGTGCAGTGCGACAAGTAA
- the LOC125089772 gene encoding V-set and transmembrane domain-containing protein 1-like isoform X2 produces MLTEFLSLLCLGLSLGFEDEKKNETLPKPSLSALSSLVVGYRGNVTLRCQSHFQNVTFVLGKLQDSRYRQEQRSKGHKAEFLLTHLEPKDAGMYFCTYKTMVSQEWSGESEYLQLKVRANRLIFAATFSCLSISILFLAVFFINRCTQHGSSHGDPTKRTSHSEFPKQEATDLSNLERISVLTERPPQGGSHADLYLRQSLSSAEEPQDLVNVQCDK; encoded by the exons ATGCTCACAGAATTCCTGTCCCTGCTTTGCCTTG GGCTCAGCCTGGGctttgaagatgagaaaaagaatg AGACACTTCCCAAGCCCTCCCTCAGTGCCTTGTCCAGCTTAGTGGTGGGATACAGAGGCAACGTGACCCTGAGGTGCCAGTCTCACTTCCAGAATGTGACATTCGTGCTGGGGAAGCTGCAGGACTCCAGGTACAGGCAGGAGCAGAGGTCCAAAGGACACAAGGCTGAGTTCCTCCTTACTCACCTGGAGCCGAAGGATGCTGGGATGTACTTTTGCACCTACAAGACAATGGTCTCCCAGGAGTGGTCAGGGGAGAGCGAATACCTACAGCTCAAGGTCAGAG CCAACAGATTGATCTTCGCTGCCACCTTCAGCTGCCTTTCCATTTCCATCCTCTTCCTCGCCGTCTTCTTCATCAACAGATGCACCCAGCATG gTTCGTCGCATGGAGACCCCACCAAGAG AACCAGCCATTCCGAATTTCCCAAGCAGGAGGCTACAG attTATCCAACCTGGAGAGGATATCTGTCTTG ACTGAAAGACCCCCCCAGGGAGGGAGCCATGCTGATCTCTACCTGAGGCAGTCTCTGTCCTCCGCTGAGGAGCCCCAAGATCTTGTGAATGTGCAGTGCGACAAGTAA